Proteins found in one Poecilia reticulata strain Guanapo linkage group LG15, Guppy_female_1.0+MT, whole genome shotgun sequence genomic segment:
- the LOC103476553 gene encoding cadherin-1-like codes for MGTIWFTVWCALFLNVQASPAGHTEDQICEPGFDRESVIFKVTKKLLRPGTILGKVNFTDCPGARLVKFVTFDHGFFVENDGTVMVSSLLVLQEGQRRFFIHSFDTQTEKRTLSAVVQYQGDHDTAHSPQSDFPLKDNTNNLEVLVLHFPSSSEGLRRKKRDWVVPPINIVENSRGPFPQFVVQIRSDADKTKKIHYSITGPGADQPPVSLFTIDRDTGALYVTQGLDREKKDRYQILVHAVMDGSASAEEPMEIFINVIDQNDSRPIFTFLGNVAESSLIGFEVMKVTATDADEPDSVNSDIVYRIVSQEPQQPSPSMFVINPATGAIRVSAAGLDRQKYPEYTLEVQAADMSGEGLIASTKVIISITPGTELPAAQGGGRSKRDADPKIQHSSSEDMLPNLLHLPSEEGMRRRKRSWVIPPLSVAENSRGPFPLKLAQVRSDRSTVTKIIYRLRGPGADKPPVGLFLIDSDSGWLEVTQELDRENQDKYTLEALAVEEGQAEASEIIEIIVNVIDQNDNKPVFSRDTYEGEVPQSSAEGFEVMTVQATDADEENSDNSDVCYRITRQEPEEPNPSMFAINMDTGLITVNATGLDREKHPQYTLTVVAADMRGEGLIGRAKVILTITDNSSPTKLQMPDGSVLSHFRDSEQN; via the exons ATGGGGACCATTTGGTTCACAGTTTGGTGTGCTTTATTCTTGAATGTTCAG GCTTCTCCAGCCGGGCACACAGAAGACCAAATATGTGAACCAGGATTTGACCGAGAATCAGTTATTTTTAAGGTGACTAAAAAGCTTCTGAGGCCAGGCACTATCCTGGGAAAAG TGAACTTCACCGACTGCCCAGGTGCCAGGTTGGTGAAGTTCGTCACTTTCGATCATGGTTTCTTCGTTGAGAATGATGGGACAGTAATG GTTTCAAGTCTGTTGGTTCTTCAAGAGGGACAACGGCGCTTCTTCATCCACTCCTTTGATACACAAACTGAGAAACGGACTCTCTCTGCTGTTGTTCAGTATCAAGGGGATCATGACACAGCCCACAGCCCCCAGAGTGATTTTCCCCTTAAGGACAACACAAATAACTTAGAG GTTCTAGTCCTGCATTTCCCATCATCCAGTGAAGGactgaggaggaaaaagagagacTGGGTTGTTCCTCCCATTAATATTGTAGAGAATTCCAGAGGACCTTTCCCTCAGTTTGTTGTGCAG ATTCGTTCTGATGctgataaaactaaaaagatCCATTATAGCATCACTGGTCCAGGAGCAGATCAGCCTCCTGTCAGTCTTTTCACCATAGACAGAGACACCGGTGCTCTGTATGTAACACAAGGActggacagagagaaaaaagacagataTCAG ATACTGGTACATGCTGTGATGGACGGTTCAGCCTCTGCTGAGGAGCCTATGgagatttttataaatgtaattgaTCAGAATGACAGCAGACCTATTTTCACCTTCTTGGGAAATGTGGCTGAGTCTTCATTAATAG GTTTTGAGGTGATGAAGGTTACGGCTACAGATGCTGATGAGCCAGACAGTGTCAACTCAGATATTGTGTATCGTATTGTGAGCCAGGAACCTCAGCAACCAAGTCCATCCATGTTTGTCATAAACCCAGCTACAGGAGCCATCAGAGTCAGTGCAGCTGGACTGGACAGACAG AAATACCCTGAGTATACCCTGGAGGTACAAGCAGCAGATATGAGTGGGGAGGGACTTATTGCATCAACAAAAGTAATCATCTCTATAACTCCTGGCACCGAACTCCCT GCTGCAcaaggaggagggaggagcaAGAGGGATGCAGATCCCAAGATTCAACATTCTTCTTCAGAGGACATGTTACCAAATCTGTTACATCTTCCA TCTGAAGAAGGGAtgaggagaaggaagagaagCTGGGTTATTCCTCCCCTCAGTGTTGCTGAGAATAGCAGAGGACCGTTTCCTCTAAAACTTGCTCAG GTCCGCTCTGACAGAAGTACAGTGACGAAAATTATATACAGGCTCCGTGGTCCAGGAGCTGACAAGCCGCCTGTAGGCCTTTTCCTTATAGACAGCGACTCTGGTTGGTTGGAAGTCACACAAGAACTGGACAGAGAGAACCAGGACAAGTACACA TTAGAAGCACTTGCAGTGGAAGAAGGACAAGCTGAAGCATCGGAGATCATTGAAATAATTGTGAATGTAATCGATCAGAATGACAACAAACCAGTTTTCAGCAGAGACACCTATGAGGGAGAAGTGCCTCAGTCCTCAGCTGAAG GCTTTGAGGTGATGACAGTTCAGGCCACGGATGCTGATGAGGAAAATTCTGACAACTCCGATGTCTGCTATCGCATTACAAGACAAGAACCTGAAGAACCAAATCCGTCCATGTTTGCAATCAATATGGATACTGGGCTTATTACAGTCAATGCTACGGGGCTGGACAGAGAG AAACACCCGCAGTACACACTCACAGTGGTAGCTGCTGACATGAGAGGCGAGGGGCTGATTGGAAGAGCCAAAGTCATCCTAACTATAACTGATAATTCTTCCCCT ACAAAGCTCCAGATGCCAGATGGCTCTGTGCTCAGTCACTTCAGAGATTCTGAACAGAACTGA